Proteins encoded together in one Hevea brasiliensis isolate MT/VB/25A 57/8 chromosome 16, ASM3005281v1, whole genome shotgun sequence window:
- the LOC110659002 gene encoding 2-hydroxyacyl-CoA lyase — protein sequence MADSNSPSAPQTLIDGNVLAAKSFASCGVTHMFGVVGIPVTSLANRAVSLGIRFLAFHNEQSAGYAASAYGYLTGRPGLLLTVSGPGCVHGLAGLSNAMVNTWPMVMISGSCDQKDAGRGDFQELDQIEAVEPFSKFSVKAKDVKDIPNCVVQVLDRAVAGRPGGCYLDLPSDVLHQTVTESEAESLVTAALNSSESKPIANGSEVPTSEIERAVELLRKAERPLIVFGKGASYARTENELRKLIETTGVPFLPTPMGKGLLPDTHELAAGAARSLAIGKCDVALVVGARLNWLLHFGEPPKWSKDVKFILVDVCKDEIELRKPHLGLIGDAKKVLELINKEIKDDPFCLAKSHPWAEAISKKAKENVSRMEAQLAKDVVPFNFLTPMRIIRDAILGVGSPAPIVVSEGANTMDVGRAVLVQTEPRTRLDAGTWGTMGIGLGYCIAAAVAEPNRLVVAVEGDSGFGFSAMEVETLVRYQLPVVVIVFNNGGVYGGDRRSPEEITGPFKDDPAPTSFVPGAAYHIVIEAFGGKGYLVGTPDELKSALAESFSARKPTVINVTIDPYAGAESGRLQHKN from the exons ATGGCGGACTCCAATTCCCCTAGTGCCCCCCAAACCCTTATTGACGGCAACGTTCTCGCCGCCAAATCTTTCGCAAGCTGCGGCGTCACCCACATGTTTGGCGTTGTCGGCATACCCGTCACGTCCCTCGCCAACCGTGCTGTCTCCCTTGGAATCCGTTTTTTGGCCTTCCACAATGAGCAGTCCGCTGGCTATGCCGCCTCCGCCTACGGTTACCTCACTGGCCGACCTGGCTTGCTTCTTACTGTTTCCGGCCCCGGTTGTGTCCATGGCCTTGCTGGATTGTCTAATGCTATGGTCAATACTTGGCCGATGGTGATGATATCCGGCTCCTGTGACCAAAAAGACGCCGGTCGTGGTGACTTTCAAGAGCTTGATCAGATAGAGGCAGTGGAACCATTTTCCAAATTTTCGGTGAAAGCTAAAGATGTTAAGGATATACCTAATTGCGTTGTTCAGGTTCTTGATCGGGCCGTTGCTGGCCGCCCCGGTGGATGCTATTTGGATCTTCCATCTGATGTTTTGCATCAAACTGTAACGGAATCTGAGGCGGAGAGTTTGGTAACTGCTGCCTTGAATTCTTCAGAATCGAAACCAATTGCAAATGGGAGTGAGGTTCCAACCTCAGAAATTGAGCGAGCCGTGGAGTTGCTCAGGAAAGCAGAGAGGCCTCTTATTGTGTTTGGAAAAGGGGCATCATATGCACGAACAGAGAATGAACTGAGGAAGTTAATTGAAACCACTGGAGTCCCATTCTTGCCTACACCAATGGGAAAAGGCTTGTTGCCTGATACCCATGAACTTGCAGCAGGTGCAGCAAGGTCGCTTGCTATTGGTAAATGTGATGTCGCACTTGTGGTTGGCGCTAGGCTTAATTGGCTGTTGCACTTTGGAGAGCCTCCCAAGTGGTCTAAGGACGTGAAATTTATATTGGTGGATGTCTGTAAGGATGAGATTGAGCTAAGGAAACCACATTTGGGTTTGATCGGGGACGCAAAAAAGGTTTTGGAATTGATCAATAAGGAGATCAAGGACGACCCTTTTTGTTTGGCGAAGAGTCATCCATGGGCGGAGGCAATTTCCAAGAAAGCAAAGGAGAATGTGTCGAGAATGGAGGCTCAGTTGGCGAAGGATGTTGTGCCATTTAATTTCTTGACGCCTATGAGGATTATTAGAGATGCCATTTTGGGAGTGGGGAGCCCTGCTCCAATAGTGGTGTCAGAGGGGGCTAACACGATGGATGTTGGGAGAGCTGTGTTGGTACAGACAGAGCCTAGGACTAGGTTGGATGCTGGCACTTGGGGGACAATGGGGATTGGGTTGGGTTATTGCATTGCAGCTGCAGTAGCTGAGCCTAATCGACTTGTAGTTGCAGTTGAAGGTGACTCTGGATTTGGGTTCAGTGCCATGGAAGTTGAG acATTGGTTCGATATCAGCTACCTGTGGTTGTGATAGTTTTTAATAATGGTGGTGTATATGGCGGTGATCGAAGGAGCCCTGAAGAAATAACAGGGCCTTTCAAAGATGATCCAGCACCCACTTCTTTTGTCCCTGGCGCTGCTTATCACATTGTTATTGAAGCTTTTGGGGGCAAAGGTTATCTAGTTGGGACACCTGATGAACTTAAGTCTGCCCTTGCTGAATCTTTTTCTGCAAGAAAGCCAACTGTAATAAATGTTACCATTGATCCCTATGCCGGTGCAGAAAGTGGGAGGCTGCAGCATAAGAATTAA
- the LOC110659001 gene encoding uncharacterized protein LOC110659001 isoform X1, whose product MIKRRFYREEHGDRDAPSLDSSSSDSSSSSSDSEVEAEATKESEDHAVVAEPKENDESCSSSSVYESKDISADDIDVDSAGFTNEDDGTGNEKQIPVGPRLSSKHGAGILKKEFNGEAQKESEPADMPDFVLKFKSVYRCRICPRIVCLTEQTMMTHLNSKRHARSEKLLKENRLKAMLNSDGEIENQETPTEMHNRIVALAENKSKKKNKGRQRQKKRSRTKKGREILNMEKTRGSTKAPAKKRHKSEN is encoded by the exons ATGATAAAGAGGCGATTCTATAGGGAAGAACACGGGGATAGAGATGCACCTTCCCTGGATTCATCTTCTTctgattcttcttcttcttcttctgactCTGAAGTTGAAGCAGAAGCTACAAAGGAATCAGAGGATCATGCTGTAGTTGCTGAGCCGAAAGAAAATGACGAGTCCTGCTCCTCATCGTCCG TATACGAGAGTAAGGATATCTCAGCTGATGATATTGATGTTGACTCAGCAG GTTTTACAAATGAAGATGATGGAACTGGAAATGAAAAGCAAATCCCTGTTGGCCCTCGGTTATCTAGTAAACATGGTGCTGGTATACTCAAGAAAGAGTTTAATGGTGAGGCCCAAAAGGAATCAGAACCAGCTGATATGCCAGATTTTGTATTAAAATTCAAATCAGTTTATAGGTGTCGGATTTGCCCCCGAATTGTCTGTTTGACAGAACAGACTATGATGACTCACCTCAATTCTAAG AGACATGCACGATCTGAGAAGCTACTGAAGGAAAATAGGTTGAAGGCCATGCTCAACAGTGATGGGGAAATAGAGAACCAGGAAACCCCAACAGAGATGCATAATCGAATTGTGGCTCTTGCAGAG AATAAGtcaaaaaagaagaataaagggCGCCAACGACAAAAGAAGCGGTCAAGAACGAAG AAAGGGAGAGAGATCTTAAATATGGAGAAAACGAGGGGTTCAACAAAAGCACCAGCCAAGAAAAGGCATAAAAGTGAGAACTGA
- the LOC110659001 gene encoding uncharacterized protein LOC110659001 isoform X2: MIKRRFYREEHGDRDAPSLDSSSSDSSSSSSDSEVEAEATKESEDHAVVAEPKENDESCSSSSGFTNEDDGTGNEKQIPVGPRLSSKHGAGILKKEFNGEAQKESEPADMPDFVLKFKSVYRCRICPRIVCLTEQTMMTHLNSKRHARSEKLLKENRLKAMLNSDGEIENQETPTEMHNRIVALAENKSKKKNKGRQRQKKRSRTKKGREILNMEKTRGSTKAPAKKRHKSEN, translated from the exons ATGATAAAGAGGCGATTCTATAGGGAAGAACACGGGGATAGAGATGCACCTTCCCTGGATTCATCTTCTTctgattcttcttcttcttcttctgactCTGAAGTTGAAGCAGAAGCTACAAAGGAATCAGAGGATCATGCTGTAGTTGCTGAGCCGAAAGAAAATGACGAGTCCTGCTCCTCATCGTCCG GTTTTACAAATGAAGATGATGGAACTGGAAATGAAAAGCAAATCCCTGTTGGCCCTCGGTTATCTAGTAAACATGGTGCTGGTATACTCAAGAAAGAGTTTAATGGTGAGGCCCAAAAGGAATCAGAACCAGCTGATATGCCAGATTTTGTATTAAAATTCAAATCAGTTTATAGGTGTCGGATTTGCCCCCGAATTGTCTGTTTGACAGAACAGACTATGATGACTCACCTCAATTCTAAG AGACATGCACGATCTGAGAAGCTACTGAAGGAAAATAGGTTGAAGGCCATGCTCAACAGTGATGGGGAAATAGAGAACCAGGAAACCCCAACAGAGATGCATAATCGAATTGTGGCTCTTGCAGAG AATAAGtcaaaaaagaagaataaagggCGCCAACGACAAAAGAAGCGGTCAAGAACGAAG AAAGGGAGAGAGATCTTAAATATGGAGAAAACGAGGGGTTCAACAAAAGCACCAGCCAAGAAAAGGCATAAAAGTGAGAACTGA